ATCACCTGTAAAAATAGATAAGCCTTTTTCATCATAGGCTTCAAAATTTTTTGCATCTATAATTAACTTTTCTGAAAATAAAAAACTAACTAAAAACCCCAATATTAAAATAAATCTCATTTATTACCTTTGTTACTATTTAATAAAACTTCAAAATGCGTATCTTTTGCTTTAAAAATTTGTTTATTTGTATCATAATATAAAGCTTTTCCCTTTATAGTACTATTATTATATACACCATCAAATGCAATTGTATTTGTAGCTATTTTTTTGATTCCGTCATAAAACATCTCATCTGTATTTAAAAGGATATTATTCTCTCTATTATATTTTACATCGTTTAAAAATTTATATTGCTCAAGTCTTTTAATAATAATATCAGATTGAATATAATCTGTTCCATTATCAACTCTTCTTAATATAATTTTCCCATCATACATAACATCTTTTGTTTTGTATTTCATGGCTCTTGTTGAATTTACAATTCTTTCTAAATTCTCTTCATTAAAAGTGTATAAAGTAGAATTCTCAAAGACAATTTGAGGTTGTTCTTCTTTATTTTTATCTTTTTCTTTAGGTGCAAGTGCAATTATTGTTGAAATAAAAGCACATACTAACAAAATATAAGTAAAATATTTTATCGCCATAAATTTAAAAATTCCTCTTCTAAACCATCTTCTTTGAAAATATATTCCATCATCTCTCTAACAGCACCTTCTCCACCTCTGTTTTTACAAACTACATTAACTATCTCTTTAATGTATTTTGAACCATTTTGAGGAGTAAAAGAAAGCCCTGCTTTTTTAAGCATTTTATAATCGTTTAAATCATCACCAATAGCAGCAACTTCACTCCAAGAGATTCCCTCAGCTTTTAAAATTTTTTCTAAAACTTCATCTTTATTGTGTACACCTTGATGAAGATGTTCTATATTTAAATCTTTTGCTCTTTTTTCTACTAAAGAAGATTTTCTTCCAGTTATAATAGCTGCTTTTTTAGCAAATTTTTTTGTCCAAACTGCAATTGCTAAACCATCAGCCACATCAAAAGATTTTATTTCATCACCATTATTTGTATAAATAATTTTTCCATCAGTTAATGTGCCATCAACATCAAGAACAATTAACTTAATCATAAAATCCCTTTAGTACTTGGAATTCCCAATCTTTCATTTTTGATTAAGGCTCTTCTTAAAGCTACTGCAAAAGCTTTAAAAGAAGCTTCTAATATATGATGTTTATTTCTTCCTCTTTCATTTATAATATGAGTAGTCAATCCTGCATTCATAACAAGTGCATGGAAAAATTCTTCAGCAAGTTCAACATCAAACTCCCCTACTTTTCCACTAACATTTACCTCATATACCAAATATGGTCTATTTGATAAATCTAAAGCACATGTAGTTGAAGCTTCATCCATAACTACAGTTGCATTACCATATCTCTCAACTGCTTTAATTGGGAAAATTTCATCTTTTAGTGCTTTTCCTAATACTATTCCACAATCTTCAACCGTGTGATGAGCATCAATATGTAAATCACCCTTACAAGTCAATTCTATATCTATTCCACTGTGTTTAGAAAGAGCTTCTAACATATGATCAAAGAAGCCAACACCTGTGTTTATAGTTGATTTCCCACACCCATTAATATCAATTTTACAATATATATCTGTCTCTTTTGTTTTTCTATTAAATTCAGCCATATTATTTCCTATTACTCTGCGATTATCATACCTGGTAGAGAATTTTTCTCTTTGAAGTCTTTAACTTCTTCTTCTGACCTAAAACCACTAATCCAAACTCTATTTATCTCTTTATTGTTAAAAATACCTTTTTTAATTATAACATCATATCCATCATTTAACATTATTTTAAATTTATGTTGAGTGATTTTAGCTCCTGAATATTTGCTGAAAGCTCCAACTTGTAAATAATATTTACCTACACTAGCAACCTCTTCTTTTTCTGCTTTAGTTTCGGCAATTTTGCCACGGAAACCTATAACTGTAATTCTAACTTTTGCAGTTCCTTTTGCAACCATATCAATATCACGTGCAGCTTTATTTGACAGGTCAATTATTCTTGTACCTACAAAAGGTCCTCTATCATTTACTCTTACGATAGTTGATTTTCCATTTTCTAAATTTTCAACTTTTAACATTGTATTCATAGGTAAAGTTTTATGTGCAGCTGTTGCTTTATACATATTATAAATTTCACCATTTGATGTGGGTTTTGCATGGAAATTTGGTCCATACCATGAAGAAATACCAGTTTGAGTATCACCAATTTTTGCAACAGTTGGATAATACCACTTTCCAAATACTTGATAAGGTCTCATCGTAGCTCTATGCATAGCTTCTGAATTTTTCATTTTTTGTTCAGGAACCTTTATACTACTTCTATCTTTTTTAAATACATTAAAATTACTATAATTATAAGAAGATGAAAAACAACCAGTAAAAAGAATCGTAATTAAAAATGTGAAAACTAATTTAAATAAATTATCTATAGGTAATAACAAGTTTATCTCCCCTTTTTATAGAACTATTTTTTAAATTATTATCTGCCATTAATTTACTAATTTCTACTCTAAACATTTTTGCTATTGATAATAAAGTATCTCCATTTTTAACATAATAGTTTTTTGTTTTTAACTTAGTTCCTTCTACAAATGGAATAGTCAATTTTTGGTTTAATGCTAATCTATTACTTTTAAGTTTATTAAAACTTTTAATAACTTTATAAGAGATTCCATATTTTCTACCAATATCATAAAGGTTGTCACCCCTTTTTACAATATGAATTTGATATTTCGTTGGTTCAATGTTCATTTTATTTTGATTAAAAATAGATAATCTACTATATGGAATATATATTTGATAATCTTTTTTATAAGTAGGAATGATATTTCTAATAAGTTGTTTGTTTAACATTTTTAAATCTCTATAATCCATCCCAATTGCTTTTGCAATATTTTTTAAATGCAAGCCACCTTTTACTCTAACAGTAGCAATTGGTGAAGTCACTCCGATATTTCTAATATGAGAATGATCATTTTCAGTTACAAAACTTTGATTATTCATCATTGCAAGTGAGATTATTTTTCGTATATAGTTTCTACTCTCTTCAGGTAAATATTGTCTTCTAACATCTTTTTGTTCCATTAAAAGTTCATAAATATCTGGTTTTACATCCCATGTTAAGACTTCTTTATAGATTTTATTTAATTGGCTAAATCTAACTCTTTTTTGTTGGTATAAAGTAATAGTATGTCTATATTTCTTTATCTCATTTGATTTATCATTTTTTTTACCATTTTCATCTTCATACAAATCAAGAGTTGCTCTTGTAATAGCTTCAATTACTCTTCCTTGTCCACAATTATATGCAACTGCTGCAAGATACCATTTACCAAACTCTCCATGCAAATATTTTAAATATTTAGCTGCTGCGTATGTCGATTTAACGATATCCATTCTTTCATCAACATAAATATCATTTTTCAATCCAAGATTTCTACCAGTTGCTGGCATAAATTGCCACATACCTGTAGCTCTTGATCTTGATTTTGCATCCAAAGTAAAACTTGATTCTGCCATTGCAAGATATAAAAAAGTCTCAGGTAAGCCCTCTTCTCTTAGTATATCTTTTACTTTTGGAACAAAAAGTGAAGCTCTATTAAATCTTTTTACATATTTATCTTGAATATTTTGTAAATATCTATTATAAGTTTTTTGTAGTTTATAATCTGTAATATAAGCTGGGTCGATATCTAGCTCTTTTAAGATTTGTAAATCTCTTTGAGAGAAGTTACTTCCTATTAACGATGCATTTGCACTCAAAAAGAGAGTTATGATTATTAGAAAAATTTTAAACAATTATCAATCCTATTTATGTAAATAGTTGAGATTTTATCTAAATTATGCTAGAAAACTCTTTAAATAGATTTTTTGCGTTATTTGTAGTCAAATTTTGAACTTCTTCATCGCTAATATTTAAGAGTTCTGCTATCTTTTGGGATACAAATTTTGTATAAAATGGCTCATTTCTTTTTCCCCTATGAGGATGGGGAGTCAAATATGGAGCATCCGTTTCAATTAATAGTTTTTCTAAAGGAATTTTTGGTAAAACTTCCACTAGTTTCTTTGCATTTTTAAAAGTTAAAACTCCACCTATCCCAAAATAAAAACCATGCTCACTTAAAGAGAGTAAATGTTCACTTGCATTATAACAGTGCAAAACACCACCAACCTCACGTGCTCCATACTTTTCTAAAATAGTTTTAGAATCATCAGAAGCTTCTCTAACATGTACAATAAGAGGTTTCTTCACTTTTTTGGCAAACTCTATTTGAGAAATGAAAACTTCTTTTTGCAACATTTTTTCTTGAAGTTTTTCTTCTTCGTTTTCAGGTAATCTATAATAATCTAATCCACACTCGCCAACAGCTATACATTTAGGATGATTGATATACTCTTTCATAATGTTCTCATCATATGATAGAGCATCATAAGGGTGAATTCCAACTGCAAAATAAACTTCTTTATATTTTTCAGCTAATTTTATAGATTGTGCTAAGTCTTTAAAATCTGCACCAGGAATTAAAAATCCCTTAATGCCCTTTTCAAGTGCTGTTTGAAGTACTATATCTACATCTTCGTAAAATTGTTCGTTGTCTAAGTGACAATGTGTATCAATAATTATGATAAAAACCTTTTATTTAAAACTGTAATTAATTCATTTATTTTAGATAAATCTTCATGTTTAATCCAAGCATCAATACCAAAGTTTTTAAATGCATCATAGTCATCTTGATCATCAAGAACAGCAATAGAAACATATTTAGCTTTGCAAGAAGTTGCTTTATTTTCTTCAAAATCAAATATTGAATTGATATCTATAATTGCAATATCTGCTTCACCAGATGTTTCTTCATAACTCTCTACAGTAAAACTAGAGTCCAATAGTTTTTCATCAATATTGCAAAATGTTACTATTTTCATGGGTTCGCCTTTTAAATTACTTATTTAACTTATTTTAGCTAAAAAAAAATAAAAACTACAATATATATCTTGCAGTATCTTCATCTTTTACTATATCTGATAATTTCTCTTCTACCAATTTTTTAGTAATGATAATAGTTTCTCCGTTTTTTTCATCTGCGTCAAAACTTATATCTTCTAAAACTTTTTCAATAACAGTATGTAATCTTCTTGCACCAATATCTTCAGCTTTTTGATTTGCTTCAACTGAAAGATGAGCAAAGGAATGAATTGCTTCATCATCAAACTCTAAAGTTACACCTTCTACTTCTAATAATGCTTTGTACTGTTTTAATAACGAATTTTTAGTATTTGTCAATATTTTATATAAAGCCTCTTCATCTAAAGCATTTAATTCAACTCTTAAAGGAAATCTTCCTTGTAATTCTGGTAATAAATCACTTGGTTTGCTAACATGAAATGCTCCAGCTGCTATAAATAAAATATGGTCAGTTTTTACTTGTCCATATTTTGTTTGAACATTACTTCCCTCTACTATTGGAAGTAAGTCTCTTTGAACCCCTTCTTTACTTGGGTCTTGATTTTGATTACTTTTTCCAGATGCTATTTTATCTATTTCATCAATAAAAATAATTCCTCCATTTTCAACTCTTCTTATGGCTTCATGTTTAATAGATTCTTGATCTATTAATTTTTCACTAGCTCCACTTCTTAAAAGTTTTCTCGCATCTTTTATTTTTACTTCTTTTTTAATTTTATCTTTATTTAGAGAACCTAACATATTATTTAAACTCTCTTGCATAGAAGTCATATCAATAGGAAAAGATGAATCTATAACTTCAACATGAGCTTTTTTAGGAAGCTCTATTTCAATTACTTTATCTTCTAATTCACCTTTTAATAATTTTTCTTCCATTTTGTTAAAAGTTTTAATAAAAGACTCTTTTGAACTTTCACTAGCACCTTCTGGTAAATGAGGAACAAGTTTTTCAATTATTTGTTTGTTTACTTCTTGCTCTATTCCATCTTGTATTTTTTCTTCATACTCTTTTGTTACTAAGTCCATTGAGGCAAAAACTAAGTCTCTTATCATAGACTCAACATCTCGACCTACAAAACCAACTTCTGTATATTTACTAGCTTCAACTTTTACAAAAGGAAGACTCATCATTTTTGCTAATCTTCGTGCAATCTCAGTTTTTCCAACACCAGTGCTACCTATCATAAGAATATTTTTTGGCATTATTTCTTCTTGGATTTCTGGAGCTAATTGCATTCTTCTGTATCTATTTCTAAGTGCCAATGCAATAGTTTTTTTGGCATCATTTTGACCAATTACATAATCATCTAGAAATTTTACAATCTCTTTAGGAGTCATATTCATTTGTATTAATCCTCTATTTTTAATAATTTTATGTTTTGATTTGTATAAATACAAAGTTCACCTGCAATCATTAGTGATTCTTTCACTAAATCTTCAGGATCTAAATTTGAGTGCTTTTGAAGTGCCCTTGCAGCAGAAATAGCAAAATTCCCACCACTTCCAATAGAAGCTATCATTCCATCTTCTGGTTCAACAACATCACCAGTACCTGATAATATAAAAATATGCTCTTTATTTAAAACTATCATCATAGCTTCAAGTCGTCTTAAAACTTTATCTTTTCTCCACTCTTTTGAAAAGGCAATTACAGCTTTTAATAGATCACCTTTTGTATTTTCTAAGTGAGATTCAAACATATCAAAAAGATTAAAAGCATCTGCTGTACTTCCAGCAAAACCAGCTAGAATTTTATCTTTATAAAGTGTTCTTATCTTTGTAGCATTACCTTTTAAAACCGTATTTCCAAAAGTAACTTGACCATCTCCACCAATTACAGCTTTATCTTTTGCCTTATAGGCTAATATCGTAGTAGCATCAAACATATTTTACTCAGCGATTACATCAAATTTAACTGTTCCATGAATACCATGTCCCAATTTACAATCTGCTTCAAAGATACCTTCTGTTTTTACTTTTGAAGTTAATGTTATATTTTTTTTATCTAAATCAATATCAGCTTGCTCTTTTAAAACTTCTGCAATCTCTTTATTTGTAACAGAACCTATTAAGTGTCCATTGGCCCCAATTTTATGTTTTATTGTGAATTTTTGAGAATCAAGTATTTTTGCAGTCTCTTTTGCAGTTTCTATTTCTTCTGCTTCTTTTTGAGCATCTCTTCTCATTTGAGCTTTATGTTTATTTAAAACTTCATTTGTCGCAAGTAATGCTAAACCTTTTCCAATTAAAAAATTTTTCCCATATCCATCAGAAACCTCTTTTACTTCACCAGCTTTACCAGTACCTTTTACATCTTTTAATAATAATACTTTCATAATATATTCTCCAAATTTTAAATAGCTAATATGATACTATAATATATTTGAAGTAAATATAAATATGAAAGTGGAGGTATAAATTTAACTAGCTAGCTCTTCAAGAGAAGTACTATGTTCTCTAATATTTCTTTTTTTAACATAATTATTTAAGCCAATATGATTGTTATAACCTAAAAGTTTTGCTATTTTTCTAACAGATAATCCTACGCTTAAAAGCTCTTCTATTTTATCTCTTTGTTTATCAAATTTTGATTTTTGAATAGTTCCTTTTGGTTTACCTAAACTTTGACCATTTAGTTTTTTTGCAGTTAAAGCCTCTTTTGTTCTTAAACTCATTAAGTCTTTTTCTAAAGCAATTGTCATAGATATCATTCCTAAAACCATTTTTGTAAGCATGTCATCATTATCAACTAATTCTAGATTTTGTTTTATCACTAAAATTCTTACTTTATTTTCCAACAAAAATTTAACAATTTCTAAAATTGTTTCAATCGTTCTTCCAAAAACATTTAAATCGTATACGATTAGAGTAGAGTTCATTTTACATGATTTTAATAATTCTAGAATATTTTTTTCTTCAGATGGAGTATTAATTTCTACCTCGATATTATGAAAAATTTCTATATTATGTTTTTTTACATAATTAATAATTCCATCTTCTTGATCTTTTGTATATTTTTTATTATTTTTATTTATTCTTAAATAAGTGAAATTTTTAGACATGATTATCCTTTTAACATTTAGTATAACTTAAATATTATAATTATACAAAATGATTGCTTTATATTTATTTATAGTAATACAAAATGTTAACATTCCATTGATTAATATTAGCTTAAATTTAACTTATAAATAAGTTTGTTTGAATTAAATTTAAAAACATAATCTAGAAGTATTTGAAAATAAAGATTATTTAAGCTAATATCACTAATTTATCTAAAGAAGACAAGGATCTAAATTGAGATTAGTTGTAGCAATTAGCGGTGCTAGTGGAGTAAATTTAGGAATTAAATTTTTAGAGCTTTTACCTCAAAATATTCAAGCCTTTGTTGTTATTTCAAAAAGTGCAAAAGTTGCTTTGAAGTATGAGAATAACTTAGCATTTGAAAAACTAAAAAATCAAGAGAATATCAAACTTTTTAAAAATAGTGACATAGCTGCACCTATTGCTTCAGGGTCGTTTCAAATTGATAAGATGGTAATTATTCCATGTTCTATGAATACCTTAGCAAAGTGTGCATATGGTTTTGCCGATAACTTAATTACAAGAGCATTTGCTGTATCCTTAAAAGAAAAAAGAGAAGTTTTAATAGCACCTAGGGAAATGCCCTTTTCTCAAATTCCCTTAGAAAATATGACCAAATTGTCATCATTAGGTGTTACAATTTCACCACCAATTTTGGGTTATTACTCAAATAACAGTACAATTGATGAAATGGAAAACTTTATTATTGGAAAATGGTATGACAGTTTGGGAATAGAAAATAGTTTATATAAAAGATGGAAAGAAGATGAATAAAGAAAATAAAGAACAAATCTCATCGTACAAAAGTGCTATATATTCAGGTACCTTTGATCCAATTACAAATGGACATATGGATATTATAAAAAGAGCAGCAAATATTTTTGATGAAGTTATAATAGCAGTTGCAAAAAGTGAAAGAAAAAAACCAATGTTTTCCCATGAAAAAAGAGTTCAATTTGCAAAAGAAGCCACTAAAAATATTACTGGTGTAAAAGTTGTAGGATTTGATACTTTATTGGTTGATTTAGCAACAAGTTTAAATATTACAACTATTATCAGGGGTTTAAGAGCCGTAAGCGATTTTGAATATGAACTTCAAATGGGATATGCAAACTCCTCAATTAATAAGACAATTGAGACTTTATATCTTATGCCAACCCTTGAAAATGCTTTTGTTAGTTCTACAATTGTAAGAGAAATTATATTATTTAAAGGTAAGTTTCAACACTTAGTTCCAAAAGAGGTTATAGAATGTATGTAGTAATAGAAGGAATTGATACAGCTGGTAAATCTACTCAGCTTGAAATTCTGTCAAAAAAGTTTAGTAATGCGATTTTTACAAAAGAACCAGGGGCAACAAAACTTGGTAGTAAACTAAGAGAAATGGCACTTAATGGTGAAGCAAAATCAAAAATTGCAGAGATGTTTTTATTTTTAGCTGATCGTGCTGAGCATATTGAAGAAGTAATAAAACCAAATATTGACAAAATGATTATTTCAGATAGATCAGTTATTTCAGGTATTGCTTATGCCTCAAGTTTACCAATTGAAGTTGTTACAACTTTGAACTTAATAGCTACAGAAAATACTTTACCAAGTCATACTATTTTATTAGAATTAAGCAAAGACGAGTTAACAAAAAGATTAGGAAACAAATCAAATGATTCAATTGAATCAAGAGGAATTGATTATTTAATTGATATTCAAAATAGAATGAAAAAGACTATTGATTTGTTAAGTTTAAACTACATCTTTATAGATGCAAGTTTAAGTATAGAAGAGATTGCAAAAAGAATTGAGGATTTTATTAATGGGTAAACAAAATATTCAAAGTCTAAGAGGGATGAATGATATTTTAGGAAAAGAGAGTGAACTTTTTACATATTTTGTTGAAAATGCTTCAAGAATAGCTAAAAACTATGGATTTACATACATGGAAACTCCTATTTTAGAAGAGACTGCTTTATTTAAAAGAAGTGTGGGAGAAAGTAGTGATATTGTAAATAAAGAGATGTATCAATTTATCGACAAAGGTGAAAATGATGTATGTCTAAGACCAGAAGGAACAGCTGGGGTTGTAAGAAGTTTTGTAGAAAATAAATTTGACCGTGCTGGTGGAACATACAAATGGTACTATTATGGTCCTATGTTTAGATATGAAAGACCACAAAAAGGAAGACTTAGAGAATTTCATCAATTTGGATGTGAAGTCTTTGGAATAGATTCTGTTTATGAAGATGCAAATATTATAATGATGTTAAAAGAGATTTTAGATTTCTTTGGTATTGACTTCACTTTACAACTAAACTCATTGGGTTGTCCTATTTGTATGCCTCCATACAAAGAAAATCTTGTGAAAGTTTTAACAAATATAAAAACAGAACTTTGTGAGGACTGTAATAGAAGAATTGAAACAAATCCCATAAGAGTTTTAGATTGTAAAAATGAAAAATGTCAATCACTTTTAATAAATGCTCCAAAAATAACAGATAATTTATGTGAAAAATGTGATAGTGATTTTGAAAAATTAAAAGAAATTTTAGATTTTAATAATATAAATTATGTTATAGATTCAAACTTAGTTCGAGGTTTAGATTATTATTCTCAAACTGCCTTTGAATTTACATCAAATGAAATTGGTGCTCAAAGTGCAATTGCAGGTGGTGGAAGATATGATAGACTAGTAGAGTTTCTAGGTGGAAGAGCAACTCCTGGAATTGGATTTGCTATAGGAATTGAGCGATTACTTGAACTAATAAAACAAAAAGATATAAAAGAAGATACAATTTATTTAGGTGCTATGAATGAAGAAGCACTAAATACAATAACAAAAGTTGCTCTTAAAAAGAGAAAAACAACAAAAACTATTATAGAGTATGCTCCAAGAAGTTTTGGTAAACACTTTAAAATAGCCCAAAAGCATGGTGCAAATATTGTCGCGCTAATTGGTGAGACAGAGCTAAATAATGGGACAATTTATATAAAAAATATAGATACACAAGAAGAACAAAATTTAAAATTAGAGGATTTTTAATAGTGAATGATTATGGTATTGACATCTGGAGTGATGATAATTTTATTATTGAAGATGGATTAGCAAAAGTTAATTTTGACTGTAAACCATCACTAATATCTATTGTAAAAGATATTAGAAAACAAGATTTTAAAGGCCCTTTGCTTTTAAGATTTCCACATATAACAAAAAAACAAATACATACACTTTATGATGTATTTAATGCAAGTATAAAAGAGTATAACTATCAAGGAACATTTAATGCAGTGTTTCCTTTAAAAGTAAATCAATTACCTAACTTCATTCACCCTTTGATACATGAAGGAAAAAAATTCAATTATGGATTAGAAGCTGGGAGTAAAGCAGAACTTGTTATTGCAATGACATATAATAATATAGGTTCTCCTATTACTGTAAATGGATTTAAAGATAAAGAGATGATTCATTTAGGTTTTATTGCAAAAAAAATGGGACATAATATTACTTTGATTATTGAAGGTTTAAATGAACTTGAGATGATTGTAGAAGTTCTAAAAGAGACAAAACTTGAATGTCCAAATATAGGATTAAGAGTAAGACTTCATAGTGGTGGAAGCGGATTATGGGCTAAAAGTGGAGGAATAAACTCTAAATTTGGTCTTACATCAACTGAGATCCTTGAAGCATATGAATTAATGGAGGAGTGTAATATTGTTGATTATCTTACTATGATTCACTTTCATATAGGTTCAGCAATGAACTCAATAAAACCATTAAAAAAAGCACTAAGAGAATCTGGACATATTTATGCAGAACTTAAAAATTTAGGTGCAACTAACTTAAAATCAATTAATATTGGTGGTGGTTTAGCAGTTGAATATAATGCCTATGAAAGAACAAGATTTTATTCACTTAGTGAGTTTGCAAGTGATGTTATATTTACATTAAAAGATATTGCTAAGCAAAAAGGTGTTGATGAACCAAATATCTTCACAGAATCAGGAAGATTTATTTCAGCTGCTTCAACAGTACTTATAACTCCTGTACTAGAGCTTTTTTCATCTGAATATGAACTTGATCAATTAAAACTAAAAGAAAAAAATCCCCCACTAATTCAAGAGTTATTTTATTTACATAGAGATATGACTAAAAAAACTGCTTATGAGTATATGCATGATAGTACAGATCACATGGAATCACTTTTAACACTTTTT
This portion of the Arcobacter nitrofigilis DSM 7299 genome encodes:
- the hisS gene encoding histidine--tRNA ligase, with the protein product MGKQNIQSLRGMNDILGKESELFTYFVENASRIAKNYGFTYMETPILEETALFKRSVGESSDIVNKEMYQFIDKGENDVCLRPEGTAGVVRSFVENKFDRAGGTYKWYYYGPMFRYERPQKGRLREFHQFGCEVFGIDSVYEDANIIMMLKEILDFFGIDFTLQLNSLGCPICMPPYKENLVKVLTNIKTELCEDCNRRIETNPIRVLDCKNEKCQSLLINAPKITDNLCEKCDSDFEKLKEILDFNNINYVIDSNLVRGLDYYSQTAFEFTSNEIGAQSAIAGGGRYDRLVEFLGGRATPGIGFAIGIERLLELIKQKDIKEDTIYLGAMNEEALNTITKVALKKRKTTKTIIEYAPRSFGKHFKIAQKHGANIVALIGETELNNGTIYIKNIDTQEEQNLKLEDF
- the speA gene encoding biosynthetic arginine decarboxylase, with the translated sequence MVNDYGIDIWSDDNFIIEDGLAKVNFDCKPSLISIVKDIRKQDFKGPLLLRFPHITKKQIHTLYDVFNASIKEYNYQGTFNAVFPLKVNQLPNFIHPLIHEGKKFNYGLEAGSKAELVIAMTYNNIGSPITVNGFKDKEMIHLGFIAKKMGHNITLIIEGLNELEMIVEVLKETKLECPNIGLRVRLHSGGSGLWAKSGGINSKFGLTSTEILEAYELMEECNIVDYLTMIHFHIGSAMNSIKPLKKALRESGHIYAELKNLGATNLKSINIGGGLAVEYNAYERTRFYSLSEFASDVIFTLKDIAKQKGVDEPNIFTESGRFISAASTVLITPVLELFSSEYELDQLKLKEKNPPLIQELFYLHRDMTKKTAYEYMHDSTDHMESLLTLFDLGYIDLQDRSNAEVLTHQIIKKAISFLEINDYGELKKLNESIQEKYLLNFSLFQSLPDYWGIDQEFPVMPLTHLDKNPTRSASLWDITCDSDGEIPFDSKKPLYLHDINLNEEDYFLGFFNVGAYQDTLGMKHNLFSHPTEVNVVFKDGEVVLEKILESQKIIDILEDIDYDTDDMKNILRKNLDPEIYKDLKKYLSENSYLKTIWSYYE